A window from Cryobacterium sp. PAMC25264 encodes these proteins:
- a CDS encoding GAF and ANTAR domain-containing protein, with protein MATKTREGQLVEAFVTLADTLVVGYDLVDLLHSLVSKCVPLFEASAAGIILTDEEEFEVVASTNERSRLVEILQLRSGSGPCVESVITGRSVSVPDIDASGPKWPRFRDGALEQGFGSMFSVPMRLRATTIGSLNLFWERTGGLPAEDSPTVQALADVATIGILQERALRESDVARQQLQYALSSRVVIEQAKGVVAYTRGASMDEAFTLIRTHARSNGLPLADVAAQIVSGDLAL; from the coding sequence ATGGCAACAAAGACCCGTGAAGGCCAACTCGTCGAGGCCTTCGTGACACTCGCCGACACGCTCGTCGTCGGGTACGACCTCGTTGATCTGCTGCACTCTCTGGTCTCCAAGTGCGTGCCGCTGTTCGAAGCCTCCGCGGCCGGCATCATCCTCACCGACGAGGAGGAATTCGAAGTCGTCGCGTCCACAAACGAACGCAGCCGCCTGGTCGAGATCCTGCAGCTGCGCAGTGGCAGCGGTCCGTGCGTGGAGAGTGTCATCACCGGGCGCTCCGTCTCCGTGCCCGACATCGACGCATCCGGCCCCAAATGGCCCCGTTTCCGGGACGGTGCCCTCGAGCAGGGCTTTGGATCCATGTTCTCTGTGCCGATGCGCCTTCGCGCGACGACCATCGGCTCCCTCAACCTGTTCTGGGAACGCACCGGTGGGCTGCCCGCGGAGGACTCGCCGACGGTGCAGGCCCTCGCCGACGTCGCCACCATCGGAATCCTTCAGGAGCGGGCGCTGCGGGAAAGCGATGTCGCCCGCCAGCAGCTGCAGTACGCGCTGAGCAGCCGCGTGGTCATCGAACAGGCGAAGGGCGTGGTGGCGTACACCCGCGGGGCCAGCATGGACGAGGCGTTCACCCTCATTCGCACGCATGCGCGGTCGAACGGCCTCCCGCTGGCCGATGTCGCCGCGCAAATCGTGAGCGGCGACCTCGCACTCTGA